GGCTTTCACAGAAAGGATAATTGGTGTCAACTAATAAGTGATTAAAGAAAGGACCTCTATCTTTACTACTTAAACTTACTGGTCATCAAGTTCTAAAGGATCAATTTTCACTTTTGGCTAAATCGGCCTGTTTCGATCACGATTCCCAGAACGTGACCAAAACATCTGATGGGACAACTATTTGTGAAACCAAAAATGGACAACTTATCAAGTTAATTCGCCCTAAAAGAAACTACTCTTTTCTTGAACGAAAATGATAATCTAAATGTGAGAAAGCTACCAAGACCCATAACTTTAAATAGCTTCTGTGATTCGGAGTGTCAGTCGTGATATCAAGAGATGCAAGGTCCATCCACGCGATATGCAAGGGACTGAGACAAACCTAACCTTGGCATTGTATTCCACAGAACTGAAGCTAAGGGTTCTTTCTCCAAGGGGGGAGGTAAGGAGGTGCGGCCTGGAGGACCGGGAGCCACAAAGAGAACTCGAAAAACTTTTAAATCTGAGGTGTCTGTGCCTTTACTAACTGCTAAGGTCCCCTGAACCCCAGGTCTCGCCCAGGTTTCAAAGTTAGCCTCCGGGGGCGTAACCCCACCTGTAAAAAGAAGTGGAAGCATTTTCTGGATCACGTCTCGGTCCTCGACACAAATACACAAAGGTGCAATCACCTAATAGGGGAATCTCAACTTTGATAAACAGACGGGAAGCATCAACTCGGAAGAAAGGGGGGGTCCCGTGTCGGCGCAGGGGGAAAAAGAGGGGGCCGCTGACGTAATGCACCTCTGACAAGAAACGAAAAAGGAGTATAACAGGTAGAAGGCACTTACACAACCCAGTGGGGAAGGCTGACCGACGATACAGCGATTAAGAAAATTGGGAAGTCGAAATAACAAGTAAAAATAACTGTAAAGCCACGAGGAAAAACGGAAAAGTAGAGGAGTAGTGGGAAGACGGCAGGCACAAAAGAAAAGCCGACTAACTACGGCgggagagggaaaagaaaatggaaaaaagctACAAGGAGAACACGCAGAAGAAGGCGCAAGCCACTCTGCAGAATCCAGTTTCCAGAAAAGTCCAACTCAGCCATTCTCCCCTTCACGGTACCTTCAGCTTATGAAGCTCCACCGTCTCCGCCGCCATCTTGTTACCCCCTCTACTCCACTAGGCCCCCACCCGCCCCTTCTGCCGCCAAGAGCGCCCGCTTACGCGCAGAAAACGGCGGACCAATCGCTGTCAGTCTTACTTCCACCCCACACCATCAGCTCTTCCCATTAGTCAAGAAGTGGTGTCGCTCTCGCTCTTCTCAGCAGCTTTCCCCACCTCTCTCAAAAGGTGGGACAGAGAAAAGGGCGGGTTCTGCCGCTTCTGAACGACGGAAATAGCGACCAATTGGAGTCTCCATTGCAGACCGCCAGCCAATGGGTGGTGGAAGCGCTGATTCTGCTCCACCAATAGGGAGAGTACAAATGGGCGGGGACGGCTGCTTCCTGGAGACTACAGGTGTGGAAGCGAGCGCCGTGCTGTAGGAGGGGAGCTGTCAGGTAGGGGCTACCGGGAGACTGGAAAGGGGTTACTGAGGAAAaaaggtgggagggggaaaggaggtgTGGGGGAGTTACAAACCGAGAGATGAGTGCTGGAGAGAGCCCTGAGGGGACCTGACGAacgagagagggaagctgggagAAGTATGGGGCGGGTTCAAAAGAGTTTAGGTATTTTTAGGTAGAGGCGCGGGCAAGGGCTGCTCCTAACCAGGCATCAGCTTTAAAGCTAACACGAATTTAAAGGTCGACGTTCAGATGACCAGAAACACCCCGGAGTCGGGGCTAGGGCTCTATCTCTCAAGGCATTGAGCTTAGGTCCCTTTGTAGACCAGTCCAGAAGCCCAGGGCAAGTTCTTGCAGCGCCCACGCTTGAGAGAACGAACGGGGGTGCTGGCTGCTTGCGTGCCAAGGGGATAACAGACCCAGAAAAAAAACGGGAATTACAAGTAGCTTTTTTTTCTCAGCCCTCTTGGTGGTTCTTTATTGATTCCCATGACCCTCTGGTGGGATTTCAGGTGTATGAAACCTTTTCATGATTCTTCAGTAAACTTCTTCAGTAAAGTGAGATACTCCTAACCGTTTCTGTTGCTCATTGAAGCAGGTGCCCCAAACCTAGGCTTATTCCATGTTAACAGTTGAAAATTATCCTGTCTCTAAAATGTAGGGAGTAAtcttcctgtttttaaaatttttcccaagtctttcatttttcctttgtgCATAATGGGGAAGTTCTTTcattctggtggcgtagtggttaagtgctattgctgctaacctaaaggccagcagttcgaatccaccaggcgctcccggAAACtacggggcaattttactctgtcctgtagtgtcactgagtcccaattgactcgatggcaatggatttggtttgtttgggGGTTTCTTTCATCCCTAGTAGAGTTCAAGGCATTTTGATTATTCAGGACAAAAGTGGGGGAACAAGCTCttctcaaactgagaagaaattgGACTCCTGCCTGACCCTGCACTGTGGTAGGATGAATGTGGGGGTGGCGCACAGTGAAGTAAACCCAAACACCCGAGTGATGAACAGTCGAGGCATCTGGCTGGCCTACATCATCTTGGTAGGACTGCTGCATGTGGTCCTACTAAGCATCCCCTTCTTCAGCATTCCTGTTGTCTGGACCCTGACCAACGTCATCCACAACTTGGTGAGCACTAAACCACGCCCTTATGCTCATCCCAGGCCTcccccaacaaaaaacacaaaattaccaATTCTTTGGGCATTTATGTCTTCCTTTTGGGATCCCCTAATtcctaccttataggacagtttaactctgtcctatagtgtcactatgagttggaatcgactcgacagcaacagatagtagtagtagtaattcCTACCTTAGAATTCTGGGGCCGAAGAGCTACCTTCTGCCCTCTCATActgcccctttcctcctcccaggCTATGTATGTCTTCCTACATACGGTGAAAGggacaccctttgaaacccctgaccAAGGAAAAGCTCGGCTACTGACACACTGGGAGCAGATGGACTATGGGCTCCAGTTTACCTCTTCCCGCAAGTTCCTTAGCATCTCTCCTATTGTACTGTAAGTTTAGGGGGGGATATGGGAGATGCTGGGTTGGAAAGAGTTCTGAGAAGCCAGGGAAAAAGGCCCACagggaagtttaaaaaaaaaaaaaaaaaaagactacccaTCTAAGACTTGCTGAAGATACCGTGTTATAGTAGTTCTAAACCTAGGGAAAGCAGTTAAAAAGTAGAAAACAGTTATCAGTCATCCCTTGCTATCTCCCTTGATGGTAAGGGAACGGAAAAGAGACTGAGAAAAGATGCCAGGTAAAACCAAATGTTTTTACACTTCCAAAGAGAAGTGAGTAAACAGAGGAAGAAGTAATGTAAACCTACGAAAACTGACTGTGGGGAATGGAAGCAAATAGGACTTTAACAGTCCTACAGGATGAAACAGCTTCATTTGTCATTTGCCACGTGTCATTAACAAGAAACATGCAAACTGACTTAAAATCTCCAGTTAAAGGTGCTATCTGATGATCTCCCCACCCCAAAGTAAATACTGTTGATATAGCTGGAATGTTTCAGATGTCCTAGGACTACATGCAGTAGTACAGGTCATATAAATTAGAAATCACTGGAAAGTCATGAATTACGGATAAGGAAAGACCAGCCTCACTCATCCTATTTCTTCTCCCCAGCTACCTCCTGGCCAGCTTCTATACCAAGTATGATGCTGCTCATTTCTTCATCAACACAGTGTCACTGCTCAGCGTACTACTGCCTAAGTTGCCCCAGTTCCATGGGGTTCGTCTCTTTGGCATCAACAAGTACTGAGGGATGATGGGGCTTGAGACAGTGCCACAGGCATGGGGAAGACATTGGAACAAAGAGCTGTAACATGTGTTCCTTCTTCTCTATACTATCTTCTATATCTTGAAAGCCTAAGAACTACACACCCTTTCTCACACTTCCAGGAAGACATTAGCATACAAGCCTCTCTGGGCCCACCCACGTTAGGAGCAGGTTTTTTTGAATCAAGAAAGGCAGATGAGGTAAGGGCCAAATCCCCTCTCCTTCACAGCAGGAAGCCATGTTTGGGCAGCTTGTTTGGTGATTAattttttctgtgtctttcatCCCTGCCATCTTCCAGCTATGTCTTGCTGTGTATCTTCCTTATAATAAAGATACTTTTTTCAGATGTGGCTACTGTTTCATAAGCAGGAAGAACAGGGAGATGTCCTCATAAGGAAGGGGAAGAAAGGGAATCTTTGACTCACTGTATAAAACTTTCTCTATTTTTTATCCTCTTTCCCTTAGTCCAGTAGGGGGTGCCCTTCACTCTTAGCTAACAGTATGGCAAGGAAGCTCAAATGAGAAAAAGGGTTCCAGCtatatgggcaaaaaaaaaaagggaaaatacagGTTGCCAGTTATATGTTTATAGAAAGATAATCCCCTGACTTTAAATAGATATGTACATACAAATAtgaacaaacttaaaaaaatacaaaccctTGGATCACAAGGGAACTGAGAGTCCCCTTATCATTCCCCCTCAACCAAGGGCAAAGGGCATgagtctgctttttaaaaaattattaattttggcCATCCCTGTAGCCACAAGCCTGAAGCTGGGTGATAACCCACAAGGGTGAAAGTTAGGGGATGAAAAGAAGAATTCAAAGATCCACCCTGAACTCTATGTACCTCTTATAATTAGGGCTATAGGCTTTCTTGTTCTATCTTTTTTAACTAGTATATAGGGACAAAGGAGGAGGGGTGTCCACCCTGAAATGGGTCAAGAAATAAGATAGACTCCTAGTTTAAAAAGGGGGAGAAAAGGTCATCTGCTCTGAAAGCAAAAGACAAGGGCATACAAACTCCAGGCAAATACCCAGTTCTCACACCACCATGGAATATATTGTCCATTCCAAGTCCTAGGTTCTTTGCTCTAGCCACCTCCTATTTCTTTGGTATTGTCAGAAGACAAGATTCAGTTCTGGGTAGcaggggagaagggagagtggtTCAGGGGCTTCCTACAAGTACTCATAAACAATTTCAGcttaaaattttcccttttttaaatatttaaaaaaaacaaatcaaactccATCCTGTGCTGTACACAGCCCTTTTGACTCCCTGACATTGATTtgaggaaagaagagaaggggTGTCAACGTTGGAAGGGCCTCCTCACTTTCTTCCGCCGCTTCGGTTTGGCATCTCCCTTGGGTACTGTGCTGTTGGGCTTGGAGGCTGTGGTGGTCCCAGGGCCAGACTGAGGAGCTGCAAAGAAGTTCCCGTTGGACATCTGGCCTGGGGGTACTTGAAAGATCCGGCTCAAGAAATCCTGAAGGTCAGTAGGAGGGGTATCTGGGGTGGTTCTGAAAAGAAATAATCAGGTGAGATGTTGCTTGAGTCACATCGTTACCTAAGCTAAGCTAAAGATATTGAATTAGTTCCCAAACTTCCTAGAGGACAAGGTACTTGTTATTTGCTATCATCATGTCAGCCCCTGATTggtggtgacccatgtgttacaaaatTGAATTCCTCCatgtagtgttttcttggctgtaatctttacaaaagcagatagccaggcctttcttctgtgagccactgggtgggtttgaagccaatcacaaactgcatgcaccacccaggctccttgatAAGGTACTTAAAAAATCTAAAAGCAAACCTcttgctgtcgggtcgattccaactcatagcaaccctataggacagagtagaactgccccatagggtttccaaggagtggctggtggactcagactgccgaccttttggttagcagccaaggtctttaccactgcaccaccagggcttaggtGTCCTAAATAGTATGTCATCTGAAACCATATTCAAACAGATTATTAAGGAGAAATACCACCTACCTCTGCCTCCCACTGGTGCCTGGGGCCCGAGAACCAAATGAGATGTGATAGGGGACCCTGTGGGTATCTGGGGAAATTCCCACACGTTGGCATCCAGCCCACTCTGCAAACATGAGAAATAACCAAAACATCACAGTTTAGAGCACATATGAGATCAGGAAGTATGGGTCATACTTCTAGAGGACAGAACTGTACCTGTGATGTCATACACCTTTCCATCCATCAGTGCAAAGTAGGTGATCTTGAGGCCTAACATGCTTGATTCTGCCCAAAAGTCTCCTTCCTCGGCAGGATGCAACCTATTACACTcagcacagtatctggcacacTTAGGTTCCCGGTCCATCTCAAACCTCCTGCAGTCCAATAAAAGGATAATTCTTCAATAATTTATCAAGTTTTTATCTGGGGCACTGTTGTAGTCTCATCATTGCTAACACAGAGAGTTGAAACATCTGAAGTTATATCCATTCAGTTGttatatatatctatgtatacCCTGCCCTCAATCTTCTATTTTaaagctaaaaataataataatgattttttttttccttactgctAATTCAAATCCCCAGTCTCTCAAGGCATTGCAAAGACAGAAACCTTAGGATCTTTATTCACCATCTGTATTCCACAACTACCAATAATACTTACAAGGAAGGTCTTTGCTACCCAGTCCCTGAGATCTGACTGTCCCATCCCTGATCTCCTCCTTCTTCATACCTATGTTTTCCCTGGCATCGGCTGCACATCATAGTATTCATTGCCTCCTTGAGGTCATCCTGCAGCTTGGATAGAAACTCATTCACTGACCGGCTCAGCTCATTCTCTGCCATTCGTTTCCTAAGAGAAGAAAGGCTTTGTAAGTCACAAGGTATTCAGGGAGAGACAAAGGGGGACAGATCTATTGGCCTCTTGAGGCCCCTGGCCACCTAGAAAGACAAGTAACCTCAGTTCTCTCAGCCTCAACGAGCCTCCATCCACAAGCCCAGGGCCCTCTGCTATTGAGGATTTTTCATTTACCCCACCTGTCAATTTCCCATCTCCAACTTACATCTCATATTCCTTCCGCCTTTCAGGGTTGCTAACAATGTCCCAGGCTGCCCGCAAAACCTTGAAGGCCTCCTCAGCCTGGGGATGATGATTTTTGTCAGGATGAACCTATCAAGACAGAGATTTTATCAAAAGACCATTCCAACCCTCTTTCCATCCTGGGTAAAAATAATCTCGTATCAAAGGGTTCTTTTACCACCCTTTTGGAGAGTCAATATAGTTTAATGATTAATTGCTCTGGCTCCACAGGCAgatctgggttcaagtcccagatATATCAGTCATATATCTAATTAATACTAGCTATGaccttgaaggaaaccctggtggcatagtggttaagaactacggttgctagtcagaaggttggcagttcaaatccaccaggcgttccttggaaactttatggggcagctctactctgtcctatagggtcgctatgattcagaattgactcgatggcaacaggtttggtttttttaatgaccctaAAGATTTTAATTTAAGGCTCAGTTCCTCCACTGTTAAAAGACAGTGATAATCTACCATGGATTGTTGAGAGAATTAAAGGAGAATGCATGTGAAGGATATAGCACAGAATCTGGTACTGGAGTGATCCACCATCTAATTTGCCTGGGACTATcccagttttggaaaccctggtggtgtagtggttaagtgctatagctgctaaccaaagggttggcaattcacatccaccaggtgctccttggaaactctatggggcagttctactctgtcctatagggtcgctaggagttggaatcaactcgacagcactgggtttgggttttttttttttggtatcccagttttggagccctggtagtgcaatggttaagagctcggcagctaagaaaaaggtcagcagtcagcagttcaaatccaccagctgctccttggaaaccctatggggcagttctactccgtcctacagggtcactatgagttagaatcaactcgacagcaacaggtttgggttgttttttttttttcctatcccaGTTTTAGCACTGCAAGCCCCATGTGTCAAGAAACCCCTGTCTCAGACAAAACGGACAGGTAGTCACCCTACCTGGCACACACATACAAGCCCTCATATTTTATCAAAGTAAGGTTTCTAAAGATGTTACATCCTCAAACTCATTCTTTTCtaattggaaaattatgtctaCTCGAAACAGCCCGCAATAGTCTGCTACTCTTTCTCTCCCAGAAATGAAACAGCATATCACCATGCTTAGAGGGTTTTTATCCACTCTTTAGCTTCTTCTATACAACAAATAATCTTCCCTCTTCCTATAGTTTACCACTGTTCTGATCCCCATGCCCCAAAAATACAGAGATTAAGCTAGTCTCCTGACTGATGCCAAATAAACAAAATGCTGTTAAGTCTCCCACATTCCCAGCCTAATGGAACAGCCACTTCATTGTCACAATGGGGCCCAGACTAGTATGGGCAGTGAGGTGTTCTATAAAAAAGCCCATGGACACTCTGGGCCAGGGAAGAACTTTGGATAGGTGTTTTGAGGATGAGAGAATTTAACTACATTTCTACTACAAAAGAAGTTGAAAAATGAGAGTATTTCTAAGAGCGCTATTCCCCAAGAAAGGATGTCTACTAAAAAGGCGTAAAGGTGAGAAAAGATCTCTGCTGTTAGTAACAATTAGAGTGTAAGCAGTTGTTCCCTACTCAAGAATTTCTCAGGCTCCCCAGTAAGGGGCACGCATTTTCCACCAAACTAATTTAGTCCTTTGGTAAGTTACAGCCCCGGTGGCTTATTGTCCGTTGAATAGTTTAAAGGACACTTTGGTGGTCCATTCCTCTTTGGTGTCATAAAGCCAATGAGGTAATTTGCACACCGGGATGTTTTACGAATCTAGTTCCACATACTCAGCAAAAATAGGCCTTCGATGCAATTTGCACACATTTCTTATATTCATAATATAGTTTATTTGTACAGAAAAGCAACAGTGATCATATATCTAGTAACAACAATCTAGTATTTATTTCTAGTAGCAATTTGATTGCATGCTTGTATTAAACCGTTGCCCTCAAACATAGTATGTCACAACTGCACTCACCCTTAGCAATAAAGGCAACCATATTTTCATGTATGCTACACCTCTCTAAGATTTATGTTccattcttctttcctttcctactCTGGGTTGCTGGTCTCGAAACAGCTGTTTTCTTCTACCTGGTCCTAGAACCATCACTCACATGAACTCCCTGAGGCTTCCTACACCAGGTGCACACTTGCTTCTCTGGGAGAGAGAGTTGTGTTTTCCTGTGTTCAACAGACCCTCATTTGTTCAGGGCAGAGCAGCTGAGGGGCTCTCTGACTAGGCCTCTTCACCCTAGTCAAAAGAACTTGACCTGGATATTCCAGGGTGAGTGATTCCAACATTGCTTGTTGTATCAGGTTCATTCCTTACAATAATAAAATCTCatgacaaaaaaactaaaaattcaggGAAGATCAGATCCATAGTGGAGGAGAAAGTC
The DNA window shown above is from Elephas maximus indicus isolate mEleMax1 chromosome 4, mEleMax1 primary haplotype, whole genome shotgun sequence and carries:
- the ORMDL2 gene encoding ORM1-like protein 2, with the translated sequence MNVGVAHSEVNPNTRVMNSRGIWLAYIILVGLLHVVLLSIPFFSIPVVWTLTNVIHNLAMYVFLHTVKGTPFETPDQGKARLLTHWEQMDYGLQFTSSRKFLSISPIVLYLLASFYTKYDAAHFFINTVSLLSVLLPKLPQFHGVRLFGINKY